From the genome of Cytobacillus firmus, one region includes:
- a CDS encoding dihydroorotate dehydrogenase electron transfer subunit, translating into MRQEQCKVISQIKLAENIYELTLQGELVHEMKEPGQFVHLKISEGYDPMLRRPISIAEISPDESQFKMIYRAEGRGTALLSEKKPGDYTDVLGPLGNGFPISEAGRGETALLVGGGIGVPPLYELSNQLLNRGVKVIHVLGFQSAGAVFYEEKFSRLGETYLATVDGSAGMKGFVTDVINRLNIDFDVLYSCGPTPMLKALENQFPHKKVFLSLEERMGCGIGACFACVCHTGDDPEGYSYKKVCSDGPVFKAGEVVL; encoded by the coding sequence ATCAGACAGGAACAATGTAAAGTAATATCACAAATTAAACTGGCCGAAAACATTTACGAGCTCACCCTTCAAGGTGAGCTTGTTCATGAAATGAAAGAGCCCGGGCAATTTGTCCATTTGAAAATATCGGAGGGCTATGATCCAATGCTGAGAAGGCCAATCAGCATTGCAGAAATTTCACCTGATGAAAGCCAGTTTAAAATGATTTACCGTGCTGAAGGCAGAGGAACGGCATTGCTTTCAGAAAAAAAACCTGGTGATTACACTGATGTACTGGGACCACTTGGAAATGGGTTTCCGATCAGTGAAGCTGGCCGGGGAGAGACGGCACTTCTTGTAGGGGGAGGAATCGGAGTCCCCCCTTTATATGAACTGTCCAATCAGCTTTTAAACCGTGGCGTTAAGGTGATCCACGTCCTGGGTTTTCAATCAGCGGGCGCAGTATTTTATGAGGAAAAGTTTTCCCGGCTGGGCGAGACCTACCTGGCTACAGTTGATGGAAGCGCAGGAATGAAGGGTTTTGTTACAGATGTTATTAATCGGCTGAATATTGATTTTGATGTTTTATATTCCTGCGGCCCGACGCCGATGCTGAAGGCGCTTGAAAATCAATTCCCTCATAAAAAGGTATTCCTGTCATTGGAAGAACGAATGGGATGCGGCATCGGGGCATGCTTTGCATGTGTCTGCCATACAGGGGATGACCCGGAAGGTTACAGTTATAAAAAAGTCTGCAGTGACGGACCGGTCTTTAAAGCAGGGGAGGTAGTTCTATGA
- a CDS encoding Rqc2 family fibronectin-binding protein, protein MSFDGLFTRAMTKELIDTLKGGRINKIQQPYKNEIILVVRANGKNHRLLLSAHPSYARVQLTNETHENPSEPPMFCMLLRKHLEGYILEDVHQIGLDRIIVFEVKGRNEIGDTSYKQLIVEIMGRHSNITLVDKSRNIILDSIKHVSYAVNSHRAILPGQEYILPPSQDKLNPFEADEEAILRKIDFNSGKVDKQLVAGFAGISPLFAKEVMHHAGLVNRTTVPKSFQHFIDLLKDHTIRPAITEGEHKESFYLLPLQHIKGECREFNSLSEMLDRFYFGKAERDRVKQQSNDLERFIINEKEKNEKKIEKLKRTLHEAENADKHQLYGELITANIYAIQKGMKETEVINYYDENGASVIIPLDPQKTPSENAQKYFTRYQKAKNAVIAVKEQIKKAEEEAAYFESLLQQVETASTRDIAEIREELTEGGYIRERQKRGNKKQQNLKPVLDRYAATDGTEILVGKNNKQNDYLTNKLAARDEIWLHTKDIPGSHVVIRSKEPAENTILEAASLAAYFSKARNSSSVPVDFTQVRHVKKPSGAKPGFVIYDNQQTVYVTPDEETVLSLKQNL, encoded by the coding sequence ATGTCATTTGATGGTTTGTTCACAAGAGCTATGACGAAAGAGCTCATAGATACTTTAAAGGGCGGCAGAATCAATAAGATTCAGCAGCCATATAAAAATGAAATCATTTTAGTTGTGCGGGCAAATGGAAAGAATCACAGGCTTTTGCTGTCAGCCCATCCAAGCTATGCGAGAGTCCAGCTGACGAATGAAACACACGAAAACCCTTCAGAGCCGCCGATGTTCTGCATGCTTTTAAGAAAGCACCTGGAAGGCTACATACTTGAAGATGTCCATCAAATCGGGCTTGACCGTATAATCGTGTTTGAGGTGAAAGGCAGGAATGAGATTGGCGATACATCCTATAAACAGCTGATTGTTGAGATTATGGGCAGGCACAGCAATATTACGCTGGTAGATAAATCCCGAAATATCATTCTCGACAGCATCAAGCACGTTTCTTATGCCGTTAATAGCCATCGTGCAATTTTGCCCGGACAGGAGTACATACTCCCTCCATCTCAGGATAAACTGAATCCCTTCGAGGCGGATGAAGAAGCTATACTGCGCAAGATTGATTTTAACAGCGGGAAAGTTGATAAACAGCTTGTGGCGGGATTCGCCGGAATCTCACCGCTTTTTGCCAAAGAAGTGATGCACCATGCAGGTCTTGTTAACAGGACAACTGTCCCTAAAAGTTTCCAGCATTTTATTGACTTGCTGAAAGACCATACAATAAGGCCTGCCATTACAGAAGGGGAACATAAAGAAAGCTTTTATTTATTGCCCCTCCAGCATATAAAAGGGGAATGCAGGGAGTTTAATTCCCTGAGTGAAATGCTGGACCGCTTTTATTTCGGCAAAGCCGAAAGAGACCGTGTCAAACAGCAATCCAATGATCTTGAACGGTTTATAATAAATGAGAAAGAAAAGAATGAGAAGAAAATTGAGAAGTTGAAAAGAACCCTTCATGAAGCAGAAAATGCCGATAAACATCAATTATATGGGGAATTGATCACGGCCAATATTTATGCTATTCAGAAGGGAATGAAGGAAACCGAAGTCATCAATTATTACGATGAAAATGGCGCTTCAGTTATCATTCCATTGGATCCTCAGAAGACTCCTTCCGAGAATGCACAAAAATATTTTACAAGATATCAAAAAGCAAAAAATGCCGTAATTGCAGTAAAAGAGCAAATCAAGAAAGCAGAAGAGGAAGCAGCATACTTCGAGTCTCTTCTTCAGCAAGTAGAAACTGCATCTACAAGAGACATTGCCGAAATAAGAGAAGAGCTTACTGAAGGCGGTTATATTCGCGAAAGGCAGAAACGGGGAAACAAGAAACAGCAGAATCTTAAGCCTGTTCTTGACCGCTATGCTGCCACGGACGGAACGGAAATACTAGTCGGGAAAAACAATAAGCAAAATGATTATTTAACGAACAAATTAGCTGCAAGGGATGAAATCTGGCTGCATACAAAGGATATTCCCGGTTCACATGTAGTAATCCGAAGCAAGGAACCAGCAGAAAACACCATTCTTGAAGCTGCATCACTCGCTGCTTACTTCAGCAAAGCACGCAATTCAAGTTCCGTACCTGTTGACTTCACCCAAGTCAGGCATGTGAAAAAACCAAGCGGTGCCAAACCCGGATTTGTCATATATGACAATCAGCAGACAGTTTACGTTACACCTGATGAAGAAACGGTTCTGTCCTTAAAACAAAATCTGTAA
- a CDS encoding dihydroorotase yields the protein MSTLIKNGQLLTKEGNFEKTDIYIKSGKIAEIGAGVGREAQEVIDAEGLLIAPGFIDLHVHLREPGGEKKETIETGTRAAAKGGFTTVAAMPNTRPVPDTKEQLEKLNSRIDETAAVKVLPYASITIRELGQELTDFKALKEAGAFAFTDDGVGVQSAAMMLEAMRNAADLNMPIVAHCEENTLINKGSVHDGVFAKENGLNGIPSVCESVQIARDVLLAEAAGCHYHVCHISTKESVRVVRDAKRAGIKVTAEVTPHHLLLCEEDIPGLDANFKMNPPLRGADDRAALIEGLQDGTIDFIATDHAPHTAAEKEEGMELAPFGIVGLETAFPLLYTHFVEKGIFTLKQLIDYLTIKPAEAFGIQSGKLEAGEIADLVLLDLNRQEKIDPAQFLSKGKNTPFTGWDCKGWPAVTIAGGKIVWDRGSVKA from the coding sequence GGTGCAGGTGTGGGGAGAGAGGCGCAGGAAGTGATTGATGCAGAAGGATTGCTGATTGCTCCAGGTTTTATAGACCTGCACGTCCACTTGCGTGAACCAGGCGGTGAAAAGAAAGAAACAATCGAAACTGGCACAAGAGCAGCTGCTAAAGGCGGTTTCACAACGGTTGCTGCGATGCCGAATACCCGGCCGGTACCTGATACAAAAGAACAGCTTGAAAAATTGAACAGCCGTATTGATGAGACTGCGGCGGTCAAGGTTCTGCCTTATGCATCGATTACAATCCGTGAGCTTGGCCAGGAATTAACCGATTTTAAAGCTTTGAAGGAAGCTGGGGCGTTTGCTTTTACAGATGATGGAGTAGGGGTGCAATCAGCAGCCATGATGCTTGAGGCAATGAGGAATGCCGCAGATCTTAACATGCCTATTGTTGCCCACTGCGAAGAAAATACCCTCATTAACAAAGGCTCCGTACATGATGGAGTTTTTGCTAAAGAGAACGGTTTAAATGGTATTCCTTCTGTCTGTGAATCAGTGCAAATCGCAAGGGACGTTCTTCTTGCAGAAGCTGCCGGCTGCCATTATCATGTCTGCCACATCAGCACGAAAGAGTCTGTCAGGGTGGTAAGAGATGCAAAGCGTGCAGGCATCAAGGTAACAGCCGAGGTGACACCTCATCACCTCCTTCTATGTGAAGAAGATATCCCGGGTCTGGATGCTAACTTTAAAATGAATCCTCCATTAAGAGGAGCAGATGACAGAGCTGCCTTAATCGAAGGATTGCAGGATGGCACAATAGATTTTATTGCCACCGACCATGCACCACATACAGCAGCAGAAAAAGAAGAGGGGATGGAACTGGCGCCTTTCGGGATTGTCGGACTTGAAACTGCCTTTCCGCTTCTTTACACCCACTTCGTTGAGAAGGGGATATTCACTCTAAAGCAGCTGATTGATTACTTAACAATCAAGCCAGCAGAGGCATTCGGCATTCAATCAGGGAAATTGGAAGCTGGTGAAATAGCAGATCTTGTCCTGCTTGACCTGAACCGTCAGGAAAAGATTGATCCAGCTCAGTTCTTATCAAAAGGGAAAAACACGCCATTTACCGGCTGGGATTGTAAAGGCTGGCCGGCAGTGACAATAGCAGGCGGAAAAATTGTTTGGGACAGAGGGAGTGTAAAAGCATGA
- a CDS encoding dihydroorotate dehydrogenase, whose amino-acid sequence MNSLNVSLPGLELKNPIMPASGCFGFGREFSQLYDLSQLGAIMIKATTLEPRFGNPTPRVAETSAGMLNAIGLQNPGLEKVVNEELAWLEQYDVPIIANVAGSQEEDYIAVARKISASPNVHALELNISCPNVKTGGIAFGTIPEIAKNLTKKVKEVSEVPVYVKLSPNVTNIVEMAKAAEDGGADGLTMINTLVGMRIDLKTGNPILANKSGGLSGPAIKPVALRMIYEVSQQVSLPIIGMGGIESAEDVIEYFYAGASAVAVGTANFVDPFVCPKIIGELPELIKKLGYEHISECTGRSWKKHEKKAAHYCS is encoded by the coding sequence ATGAATTCATTAAACGTCAGTCTGCCTGGGCTGGAATTGAAAAATCCAATCATGCCTGCATCCGGATGCTTTGGCTTCGGCAGGGAATTCAGCCAGCTGTATGATTTGAGCCAATTGGGCGCAATCATGATAAAGGCGACGACTTTAGAGCCCCGATTTGGAAATCCAACACCAAGAGTGGCTGAGACATCTGCAGGGATGTTAAATGCAATTGGTCTGCAGAATCCCGGCCTGGAAAAAGTGGTAAATGAAGAACTGGCATGGCTTGAACAATACGATGTACCGATCATTGCCAATGTAGCCGGTTCGCAGGAAGAGGATTATATTGCGGTTGCCAGGAAAATTTCTGCAAGTCCGAATGTACATGCACTTGAACTCAACATCTCATGCCCGAATGTGAAAACAGGCGGAATTGCATTTGGCACTATTCCGGAAATTGCAAAAAATCTAACGAAAAAAGTAAAAGAGGTTTCTGAAGTACCTGTCTATGTGAAGCTTTCGCCAAATGTCACAAATATTGTAGAAATGGCTAAAGCAGCAGAAGATGGCGGAGCGGACGGTTTAACAATGATCAACACGCTTGTTGGCATGAGAATCGATCTAAAAACCGGCAATCCGATTTTGGCAAATAAATCAGGCGGACTTTCAGGGCCAGCCATCAAGCCAGTCGCACTCCGGATGATATATGAAGTGAGCCAGCAGGTATCCCTTCCGATCATCGGCATGGGAGGAATTGAATCTGCAGAGGATGTCATCGAATACTTCTACGCAGGTGCAAGTGCAGTAGCGGTTGGGACAGCTAACTTTGTAGATCCCTTTGTGTGTCCTAAAATTATCGGTGAGCTGCCAGAACTTATTAAGAAGCTCGGGTATGAACATATTAGCGAATGCACAGGAAGGAGCTGGAAGAAACATGAAAAAAAAGCCGCTCATTATTGCTCTTGA
- the pyrE gene encoding orotate phosphoribosyltransferase: MKHKIAEKLLDIKAVALNPNDPFTWSSGLRSPIYCDNRLTLSFPEVRKEIAAGLQAIILDKFPEAELIAGTATAGIPHAAWVSDNMELPMCYVRSKAKGHGKGKQIEGKADKGQKVVVVEDLISTGGSAITAVKALREAGCEVLGVAAIFTYQLQKGKEMLAEEHIEAYTLTDIEALTEVAVEKGYIQEEDMNKLIEWRKDPAEWGKAIQF; encoded by the coding sequence ATGAAGCATAAAATAGCAGAAAAATTACTGGATATAAAGGCTGTAGCACTAAACCCAAACGATCCGTTTACATGGTCCTCAGGACTTCGTTCCCCCATTTATTGCGATAACCGTTTGACACTGTCTTTTCCTGAAGTCAGAAAAGAAATTGCTGCCGGCCTTCAGGCTATCATTTTAGATAAATTTCCTGAAGCAGAACTAATTGCAGGGACAGCCACAGCGGGCATTCCGCATGCAGCCTGGGTCAGTGACAATATGGAACTGCCAATGTGCTATGTCCGCTCCAAGGCCAAGGGCCATGGAAAAGGAAAGCAAATTGAAGGCAAAGCTGATAAAGGCCAGAAGGTTGTTGTTGTTGAAGATTTGATCTCAACAGGTGGAAGTGCCATTACTGCTGTCAAGGCTTTAAGAGAAGCAGGCTGTGAAGTGCTGGGTGTGGCGGCGATCTTCACATACCAGCTTCAAAAAGGAAAAGAAATGCTGGCCGAAGAACACATCGAAGCATATACTCTGACTGATATTGAAGCTCTGACAGAAGTAGCTGTTGAAAAGGGCTATATCCAGGAAGAAGATATGAATAAGCTGATTGAATGGCGAAAAGACCCAGCTGAGTGGGGAAAAGCAATTCAGTTTTAG
- a CDS encoding carbamoyl phosphate synthase small subunit, with translation MKKQLILEDGTIFIGKGFGSDTNSIGEVVFNTGMTGYQEILSDPSYCGQIVTLTYPLIGNYGINRDDFESISPAISGFIVKEACEFPSNWRNEQSIEEYFKMKNIPGIAGIDTRKLTRIIRQHGTLKGAICSISENPEVIIEKLRATKLRNDQVKQVSTKTPYPSPSRGRRVVLVDFGMKHGILRELNKRDCDVIVVPYNTPAEEILSMSPDGVMLSNGPGDPKDVPEAITMIKGLLGKVPIFGICLGHQLFALACGANTEKLKFGHRGSNHPVKDLQTGKVALTSQNHGYSVEENSITGTPLEVTHIALNDGTIEGLKHKEVPAFTVQYHPEASPGPEDANGLFEQFLQMIESHKEEGAAACQSVQI, from the coding sequence ATGAAAAAACAGCTGATTCTGGAAGACGGAACAATTTTTATTGGAAAGGGATTCGGAAGTGATACGAATTCAATTGGAGAAGTAGTATTCAATACAGGAATGACGGGTTATCAGGAAATCCTGTCTGACCCATCCTACTGCGGCCAAATCGTAACCTTGACATACCCTTTAATCGGAAATTATGGGATAAACAGAGACGATTTTGAATCGATCTCCCCGGCAATCTCCGGTTTCATTGTGAAAGAAGCGTGCGAGTTTCCTTCAAACTGGAGAAATGAACAATCGATTGAAGAATATTTTAAGATGAAAAACATCCCTGGAATTGCTGGCATAGATACCAGGAAATTAACAAGAATTATCAGGCAGCATGGTACGCTGAAAGGTGCTATTTGCAGCATAAGTGAAAACCCGGAAGTAATCATTGAAAAACTGCGGGCAACCAAGCTGCGAAACGATCAGGTTAAGCAAGTGTCAACTAAGACACCTTATCCAAGCCCTAGCCGCGGCAGAAGGGTAGTCCTTGTAGATTTCGGCATGAAACACGGGATCTTAAGAGAACTGAACAAACGGGATTGTGATGTGATTGTTGTGCCTTATAATACACCAGCTGAAGAAATACTCAGCATGAGCCCGGATGGAGTTATGCTTTCAAATGGCCCTGGAGACCCGAAAGATGTTCCGGAAGCCATCACAATGATTAAAGGACTGCTGGGAAAAGTACCGATTTTCGGAATTTGTCTGGGACATCAGCTTTTTGCCCTTGCTTGCGGTGCCAATACAGAAAAACTGAAATTCGGCCATCGCGGTTCAAACCATCCGGTGAAAGATCTGCAAACCGGAAAAGTCGCTTTAACATCTCAAAACCATGGATACTCAGTAGAAGAAAATTCAATTACTGGTACGCCGCTTGAAGTAACACATATCGCCTTAAACGATGGAACAATTGAAGGCTTAAAGCATAAAGAAGTCCCTGCATTCACTGTTCAATATCATCCTGAAGCTTCACCGGGACCCGAGGATGCAAACGGATTATTTGAACAATTCTTGCAAATGATTGAATCACATAAAGAGGAAGGTGCTGCAGCATGCCAAAGCGTACAGATATAA
- the pyrF gene encoding orotidine-5'-phosphate decarboxylase — MKKKPLIIALDFPGKKEVHHFLQGFENEKLFLKVGMELFYQEGPSIVHDLKEQGHDIFLDLKLHDIPNTVKSAMKRLAGLGCDMVNVHAAGGKAMMEAACEGLEAGSTGKRPSCIAVTQLTSTSEQQMKSDQLIAVSLNESVLHYANLAKEAGLDGVVCSSFEAREIGLQIGSSFLTVTPGIRLSSDDDGDQKRVATPEFARKEGASAIVVGRSITRAENPFEKYIQCKQSWEGVLNEA; from the coding sequence ATGAAAAAAAAGCCGCTCATTATTGCTCTTGATTTTCCAGGAAAAAAGGAAGTTCATCATTTTCTGCAGGGCTTTGAAAATGAAAAGTTATTTCTAAAGGTCGGCATGGAGCTATTTTACCAGGAGGGACCTTCCATTGTTCACGATTTAAAGGAACAAGGGCACGATATTTTCCTTGATCTCAAGCTTCATGATATTCCGAATACTGTAAAAAGTGCAATGAAGCGTCTTGCCGGGCTTGGCTGCGATATGGTAAATGTGCATGCCGCAGGAGGAAAAGCCATGATGGAAGCAGCATGTGAAGGACTTGAAGCAGGAAGCACTGGGAAAAGGCCATCTTGTATTGCTGTGACGCAGCTGACAAGCACATCCGAACAGCAAATGAAATCAGACCAATTAATCGCTGTTTCTTTAAATGAGTCTGTTCTTCATTATGCCAATCTTGCCAAAGAAGCAGGACTTGATGGTGTAGTATGTTCAAGCTTTGAGGCGAGGGAGATAGGATTGCAAATAGGTTCTTCTTTTTTGACTGTAACACCGGGAATACGCCTGTCCTCTGACGATGATGGAGACCAGAAGAGAGTGGCCACACCTGAGTTCGCAAGAAAAGAAGGGGCTTCTGCCATTGTGGTGGGAAGGTCGATTACCAGAGCGGAAAATCCATTCGAAAAGTATATTCAATGCAAGCAATCCTGGGAGGGTGTTCTGAATGAAGCATAA
- the carB gene encoding carbamoyl-phosphate synthase large subunit, with protein MPKRTDIKSILVIGSGPIVIGQAAEFDYAGTQACIALKEEGYRVILVNSNPATIMTDTEIADAVYIEPLTLEFVSRIIRKERPDALVPTLGGQTGLNLAVELAESGVLEECGVEILGTKLSAIQKAEDRDLFRNLMNELGEPVPESEIIHNLDEAYEFVNRIGYPVIVRPAFTLGGTGGGICHDEEDLIEIVTSGLKNSPVTQCLLEKSIAGFKEIEYEVMRDSNDNAIVVCNMENFDPVGVHTGDSIVVAPSQTLSDREYQLLRNTSLKIIRALEIEGGCNVQLALDPDSFNYYIIEVNPRVSRSSALASKATGYPIAKLAAKIAVGLTLDEMMNPVTGKTYACFEPALDYIVSKIPRWPFDKFESANRSLGTQMKATGEVMAIGRTFEESLLKAVRSLEANIYHLELKDAGQISDELIEKRIRKAGDERLFYIGEAIRRGVTIETIHEWSKIDLFFLYKIKKIIDFENVLTENPFDPETGKAAKEMGFADLVIARLWDSNELEVYSWRKEHAIKPVYKMVDTCAAEFESETPYFYGTYEDENESEVSGRKSVVVLGSGPIRIGQGVEFDYSTVHAVWAIKEAGYEAIIINNNPETVSTDFSISDKLYFEPLTIEDVMHIIDLEKPEGVVVQFGGQTAINLAADLVERGVKILGTSLESLDRAEDRDKFEQALAELGIPMPKGKTALSVEQAVAIAGEIGYPVVVRPSYVLGGRAMEIVYKEDELLYYMENAVKVNPEHPVLIDRYLTGKEIEVDAISDGENVLIPGIMEHIERAGVHSGDSIAVYPPQNISEAIKNKLVEYTEKMAKGLGIIGLLNIQYVVAKGEVYVLEVNPRSSRTVPFLSKITNVPMAKIATKVIMGQTLAQQGFGSGLVPERKGVFVKVPVFSFAKLRRVDITLGPEMKSTGEVMGKDSTLEKALYKGLVASGMKIQPFGTVLMTVADKDKEEALQLAKRFVSIGYRLMATSGTALFLKTEGIPVKVTGKIGSEGPNLLDVIKNGEAQFVINTLTKGKQPARDGFRIRRESVENGVPCLTSLDTAEAILQVIESMNFSADAMDKPEEVREAVLS; from the coding sequence ATGCCAAAGCGTACAGATATAAAAAGTATTTTAGTAATCGGATCAGGACCAATTGTCATCGGGCAGGCAGCAGAGTTTGATTATGCCGGAACACAGGCCTGCATTGCTTTGAAAGAGGAAGGCTACCGCGTAATTCTTGTAAACTCAAATCCTGCCACTATTATGACAGATACCGAGATTGCTGACGCGGTATATATAGAGCCGCTTACGCTGGAATTCGTCAGCCGCATTATCCGGAAAGAACGTCCTGATGCGCTCGTTCCAACTCTTGGGGGACAGACGGGATTAAACCTGGCAGTAGAGCTTGCTGAATCAGGTGTTTTGGAAGAATGCGGGGTTGAAATCCTCGGTACAAAATTATCTGCTATCCAAAAGGCGGAAGACCGGGACCTTTTTAGAAACTTGATGAATGAACTTGGCGAACCAGTGCCTGAAAGTGAAATTATTCATAACCTGGATGAGGCATATGAGTTTGTAAACAGGATTGGCTATCCGGTCATTGTGCGCCCTGCTTTCACATTGGGGGGAACAGGCGGGGGCATCTGCCACGATGAAGAAGATCTGATTGAAATTGTGACTAGCGGCTTAAAGAACAGCCCTGTTACACAGTGTTTGCTTGAAAAGAGCATTGCGGGCTTTAAGGAAATTGAGTATGAAGTGATGCGGGATTCCAATGACAATGCGATTGTTGTCTGCAATATGGAAAACTTTGACCCGGTAGGGGTTCATACGGGAGATTCAATCGTTGTAGCGCCAAGCCAAACTTTGAGTGATCGTGAATATCAGCTGCTGAGAAACACTTCATTAAAAATTATCCGCGCCCTCGAGATTGAAGGAGGATGCAATGTGCAGCTGGCGCTTGATCCGGATAGCTTCAATTATTACATTATCGAAGTCAACCCGCGTGTAAGCCGCTCATCTGCGCTGGCTTCAAAGGCGACAGGTTATCCGATTGCCAAACTGGCAGCCAAGATAGCGGTAGGGCTGACACTTGATGAAATGATGAATCCTGTGACAGGAAAAACATATGCCTGCTTTGAACCGGCATTGGATTATATTGTCTCAAAAATTCCGCGCTGGCCGTTTGATAAGTTTGAATCTGCAAACCGTTCGCTTGGCACCCAAATGAAGGCTACAGGAGAAGTAATGGCAATAGGACGGACATTTGAAGAATCTCTCCTGAAAGCAGTACGTTCACTTGAAGCAAACATTTATCATCTTGAGCTGAAGGATGCCGGCCAAATTTCTGATGAATTGATCGAAAAGCGAATCCGTAAAGCTGGAGATGAACGTCTGTTTTATATCGGTGAAGCCATCAGAAGGGGAGTCACTATCGAGACGATCCATGAATGGAGCAAAATTGATTTATTCTTCCTTTATAAGATTAAGAAAATCATAGATTTTGAGAATGTACTAACTGAAAATCCTTTTGACCCTGAAACAGGGAAAGCTGCAAAGGAAATGGGCTTTGCCGATCTGGTAATTGCCAGGCTGTGGGATTCAAATGAGTTGGAAGTATACAGCTGGAGAAAAGAACATGCGATTAAACCGGTTTATAAAATGGTTGATACATGTGCAGCGGAATTTGAATCGGAAACTCCGTATTTCTATGGAACTTATGAAGATGAGAACGAATCGGAAGTATCCGGCCGCAAAAGTGTTGTGGTTCTGGGCTCAGGACCAATCCGGATCGGGCAGGGAGTGGAGTTTGATTATTCAACTGTTCACGCGGTATGGGCCATTAAGGAAGCAGGATATGAAGCAATCATCATTAATAATAATCCTGAAACAGTCTCTACTGACTTTAGCATCTCCGATAAGCTCTATTTTGAGCCGCTAACGATTGAAGATGTCATGCACATTATCGATCTTGAGAAACCGGAAGGGGTAGTTGTGCAATTTGGCGGACAAACGGCTATTAATCTTGCAGCAGATCTGGTTGAAAGAGGCGTGAAAATTCTGGGAACTTCGCTTGAAAGCTTAGACCGGGCAGAAGACCGGGATAAATTTGAGCAAGCTCTTGCTGAGCTTGGCATCCCGATGCCTAAAGGAAAGACTGCCCTGTCAGTGGAGCAGGCAGTAGCAATTGCCGGTGAAATCGGATATCCAGTAGTCGTCCGACCATCATATGTACTTGGCGGAAGAGCCATGGAGATCGTTTATAAAGAAGATGAGCTACTATATTATATGGAAAATGCTGTAAAAGTAAACCCGGAGCATCCAGTATTAATTGACCGATATTTGACTGGGAAGGAAATTGAAGTGGACGCTATCTCGGATGGTGAAAATGTGCTTATTCCAGGCATCATGGAGCATATAGAAAGAGCTGGAGTACACTCAGGAGATTCCATTGCAGTCTATCCTCCGCAAAATATATCAGAAGCAATCAAAAACAAGCTTGTTGAGTACACGGAGAAGATGGCCAAAGGCCTTGGCATTATAGGTCTGCTAAATATCCAGTATGTAGTGGCTAAAGGGGAAGTATATGTCCTGGAAGTCAACCCGCGTTCAAGCCGGACAGTTCCGTTCTTGAGCAAGATTACAAATGTGCCAATGGCTAAAATCGCCACAAAGGTTATCATGGGCCAAACTCTTGCTCAGCAGGGCTTTGGATCCGGCCTTGTTCCGGAGAGAAAAGGCGTGTTCGTAAAAGTGCCGGTGTTCTCTTTCGCGAAATTAAGAAGAGTAGACATCACTTTAGGGCCTGAAATGAAGTCAACAGGTGAAGTTATGGGGAAAGATTCCACACTTGAAAAAGCCCTTTATAAAGGCCTTGTTGCTTCCGGCATGAAAATCCAGCCGTTTGGAACTGTACTAATGACTGTCGCCGACAAGGATAAGGAAGAAGCTCTGCAGCTGGCAAAAAGATTTGTATCCATCGGCTACAGACTAATGGCGACAAGCGGAACGGCTTTATTCCTGAAAACTGAAGGCATCCCTGTAAAAGTAACTGGGAAAATCGGCTCAGAAGGGCCTAACCTTCTGGATGTCATAAAAAATGGCGAAGCGCAATTTGTTATTAACACTTTAACAAAAGGAAAACAGCCTGCCAGAGATGGCTTCCGCATCCGCCGTGAATCAGTGGAAAATGGCGTGCCATGCCTAACTTCACTTGATACGGCAGAAGCAATCCTTCAAGTAATCGAATCAATGAATTTTTCAGCAGACGCGATGGATAAGCCAGAAGAAGTCCGGGAGGCGGTTTTATCTTGA